In Labrus bergylta chromosome 6, fLabBer1.1, whole genome shotgun sequence, the following proteins share a genomic window:
- the LOC109999563 gene encoding histamine H3 receptor has protein sequence MGANIPESNSSGHLTPAVSEAGAVLPGYLLVILSVLMVTLVVVVVAGNALVIMAFIVDKTLRTQSNYFFLNLAISDFLVGAFCIPVYIPYNLTGRWMLGKGLCKVWLVMDYLLCTASVFNIVLISYDRFLSVTRAVKYRAQRNMTRQAVFKMVAVWALAFLLYGPAIIFWEVIRGHSVVPAHECYAEFYFTWYFLLCASTFEFFTPFVSVAFFNLSIYLNIHRRNKNLGAGLGDELKVQRITKKHKDGAGWSVFFVKTRKVSCSEPAAISPVIEDEDVISYSADPTNSQVLMQREKLSPNRKDSRLFEHSPSCTVPGRRAQGSRLTRDKKIAKSLAIIVCIFGICWAPYTLLMIIRAACSGKCVQNYWYEMTFWLLWLNSAINPFLYPLCHSSFRRAFSKILCPKRQSVQPQMEPQSC, from the exons ATGGGCGCGAATATCCCCGAGTCCAACTCCAGTGGTCACCTGACTCCCGCGGTGTCCGAGGCTGGGGCCGTGCTCCCGGGCTACCTGCTGGTGATCCTGTCGGTCCTCATGGTGACTCTGGTTGTCGTGGTGGTTGCTGGGAACGCGCTGGTCATCATGGCTTTTATTGTGGATAAAACGCTGAGGACTCAGAGTAACTACTTCTTCCTGAACCTGGCCATATCTGATTTTCTCGTGG gtgcTTTCTGCATCCCAGTGTACATCCCGTACAACCTGACGGGCCGCTGGATGCTGGGTAAGGGTCTCTGCAAGGTGTGGCTGGTCATGGACTACCTGCTCTGCACCGCCTCAGTCTTCAACATCGTCCTCATCAGCTATGACCGCTTCCTGTCAGTCACCAGAGCA GTTAAATACAGAGCGCAGAGAAACATGACGCGCCAGGCTGTGTTCAAGATGGTGGCCGTCTGGGCGCTGGCCTTCCTTCTCTACGGCCCCGCCATCATCTTCTGGGAAGTGATCCGGGGCCACAGCGTCGTCCCCGCTCACGAGTGCTACGCCGAGTTTTATTTTACCTGGTACTTCCTGCTCTGCGCCTCTACCTTTGAGTTCTTCACGCCGTTTGTGTCGGTGGCGTTCTTCAACCTCAGCATTTACCTGAACATCCATCGCAGGAACAAAAACTTAGGAGCCGGCCTCGGGGACGAGTTAAAGGTGCAGAGGATCACTAAGAAGCACAAAGACGGAGCCGGCtggtctgtgttttttgtgaagACTCGGAAGGTTTCGTGCAGTGAGCCAGCTGCCATATCTCCAGTTATCGAGGACGAGGATGTGATATCTTACAGCGCGGACCCGACTAACAGTCAGGTTCTCATGCAGAGGGAGAAGTTGTCTCCCAACAGAAAGGACTCCAGACTGTTTGAGCACTCACCCTCCTGCACGGTGCCCGGACGCAGGGCGCAGGGATCTCGCCTCACACGGGACAAAAAAATCGCCAAATCTTTGGCCATCATTGTCTGTATTTTTGGGATTTGCTGGGCTCCTTACACTCTGCTGATGATTATCCGTGCCGCCTGCAGCGGTAAGTGTGTGCAAAACTACTGGTACGAGATGACATTCTGGCTCCTGTGGCTCAACTCGGCCATTAACCCTTTCCTGTACCCGCTGTGCCACAGCAGCTTCCGAAGGGCTTTCTCCAAAATACTGTGTCCTAAAAGACAATCAGTCCAGCCTCAAATGGAGCCTCAGTCCTGTTAG